A window from Chitinophaga filiformis encodes these proteins:
- a CDS encoding RNA polymerase sigma factor, translating into MPPSKEDNVFLSVIEQHKGIIYKIANSYCKNAEDRKDLIQEIVYQLWRSFGRYNDQYKYSTWLYRIALNVAISFYRKDSKRTGSTSGLTADIIIATEEKEDTGPQLGLLQHFISELPELDKAIMILYLEENSYREIADILGLTETNIATKINRIKNKLKRKFSTIHH; encoded by the coding sequence ATGCCCCCTTCAAAAGAAGATAATGTCTTTCTATCGGTAATAGAACAGCATAAAGGAATTATCTATAAAATAGCGAACTCCTATTGCAAAAATGCGGAAGACAGGAAAGACCTTATACAGGAAATCGTCTACCAGCTATGGCGATCGTTCGGCAGGTACAATGATCAGTATAAATATTCTACCTGGCTATACAGAATAGCCCTGAATGTGGCCATTTCCTTCTACCGGAAAGACAGCAAAAGAACCGGCAGTACTTCCGGGCTTACGGCGGACATTATCATCGCCACCGAAGAAAAAGAAGATACCGGCCCGCAACTCGGGCTCCTTCAACACTTCATCAGTGAACTGCCGGAACTGGACAAGGCTATCATGATCCTCTACCTGGAAGAAAATTCCTACAGGGAAATTGCCGATATTCTGGGGCTCACGGAAACAAACATTGCGACGAAGATCAACCGCATCAAGAACAAACTGAAAAGAAAATTCTCCACTATTCATCATTAA
- a CDS encoding YdeI/OmpD-associated family protein, with translation MSKKVTFDAVIVQHGSMNAGYVEFPYDVQELYGVKGQVKVKALIDGKVTYRGSLAKMGTTCHILGITQAIRKELGKELGDTIHVVLEQDLAPREVILPEEVAALFSKHPGAKAFFDTLSYTDRKEYIVWITSAKREETKQNRLGLLIEKLKNGRKLNDK, from the coding sequence ATGTCTAAGAAAGTAACTTTTGATGCTGTGATAGTGCAACACGGCAGTATGAATGCCGGCTATGTTGAATTCCCCTACGACGTACAGGAATTGTATGGCGTAAAAGGCCAGGTGAAGGTAAAGGCATTAATAGACGGCAAGGTTACCTACAGGGGTAGCCTTGCAAAAATGGGCACCACCTGCCACATTCTTGGCATCACCCAGGCTATCCGTAAAGAGTTGGGCAAAGAACTGGGCGATACTATCCATGTGGTGTTAGAACAGGACCTGGCACCCAGGGAAGTGATATTGCCTGAAGAAGTTGCGGCACTTTTCTCCAAACATCCCGGGGCGAAGGCCTTTTTTGATACGCTATCCTATACAGACAGGAAGGAATATATTGTCTGGATCACCTCGGCTAAACGGGAAGAGACCAAACAGAACAGGCTCGGCCTGCTAATCGAAAAACTAAAAAATGGCAGGAAGCTGAACGATAAATAA
- a CDS encoding PAS domain S-box protein, which produces MSEFTKPDTSIPRDQELQIRFALHAAGIGTWDVDILNRQIILDDRCRALFCLEETEEPTYESVIRHIHPADQAAIRETVKLALQPDSDHLFNVRFRCITEGNKNIVWLNVKGQAYFNNEGTATRLSGISQDITAEVTANAKAQAAEKMAALAVEGSDAGIFTIDLINNTIDFSPNLYYIITGRREPVVKDRDLLISHVHPDDRAVREQAYEQAEHTGSLHYEARFIWDDGSVHWGKLRGKYEYDISGTPLTFSGICLDITAQKEQDRLLKEVEQRFSLSFNNAAIGMAFLDGKGRFRMLNRAFALLLGYNADELTGKAYLDIIHSDHQQENNQLFEELLQGKREVFNQIKRYRQKDGRNRWVQVNVAGIHDQNDSKEHILVIAFDISNEVMARKEQQKLLTLVENSSDFIAVANMDGTITYINDAGVKLLGIGSKASTLTRNIRDIFTLEHLVELERDVLPAVVRNGKWMGRQYYTHQATGEQIPFHTNAFRLDSPMSGEPIAIACVARDLRAELDVQQALLESEGRFRSLVEEAPVATALFVGPRFIIEVANEPMIRFWGKGYSVLGKPLGVAVPELNDQPFMKILDTVYTSGIAHHEKEARSILVINGKPETFYFNFTYKPLLNAAGEVYAVVDMTIDVTEQVLARNKLLEYQSTLELEVAERTEELAASNEELAAMNEELQDANLSLVRSNQELEQYAYVASHDLQEPLRKIRIYADLLNNKADLPEHHKRLVEKINQSSERMSMLIKDLLEFSRLLEKGNMMREIDLTIILQSVISDFELIIEEKHANVIIGPLPVIQGIPLQINQLFYNLMSNALKFTQPGAHPVIEIKSTPIPGELASMHMGKPERYKQYFDITFSDNGIGFEQKYADQIFEVFKRLHNRSEYPGSGIGLSLCRRIVANHSGHLYVESSPGKGTTFHIIIPGM; this is translated from the coding sequence ATGAGTGAGTTCACAAAACCCGATACATCCATCCCAAGGGATCAGGAATTACAGATAAGATTTGCATTGCATGCCGCCGGGATCGGCACGTGGGATGTAGACATCCTTAACCGGCAAATCATTCTTGATGACCGGTGCAGGGCACTTTTCTGCCTGGAAGAAACGGAAGAGCCCACTTATGAATCCGTGATCAGGCATATTCACCCTGCCGATCAGGCAGCGATAAGAGAAACCGTCAAACTGGCTTTACAACCAGATTCAGATCATCTGTTCAATGTACGTTTCAGATGTATTACTGAGGGTAATAAAAACATCGTATGGCTGAATGTTAAAGGACAGGCATACTTTAATAACGAAGGAACAGCTACCCGGCTTTCAGGTATCAGCCAGGACATTACAGCAGAGGTTACCGCCAATGCAAAAGCCCAGGCGGCAGAAAAAATGGCGGCTCTCGCCGTTGAAGGATCCGATGCTGGTATCTTTACGATAGATCTTATCAATAATACCATCGATTTTTCTCCCAATCTATATTATATCATAACGGGCAGGAGAGAACCGGTTGTCAAAGACCGTGACTTATTGATCAGCCATGTTCACCCCGACGACAGGGCGGTCAGAGAGCAGGCCTATGAGCAGGCCGAACATACCGGCTCGCTCCACTATGAAGCCCGCTTCATCTGGGATGACGGTTCCGTCCACTGGGGGAAATTACGCGGTAAATATGAGTATGACATTTCCGGTACGCCGCTGACCTTCTCGGGCATATGCCTGGATATTACTGCCCAGAAAGAGCAGGACAGGTTGCTTAAAGAAGTAGAACAGCGTTTTTCCCTTTCATTTAACAATGCTGCTATCGGAATGGCCTTTCTTGATGGGAAAGGCAGGTTCCGTATGCTGAACAGGGCATTTGCCCTCTTATTGGGCTACAATGCAGACGAGCTGACAGGTAAAGCCTACCTCGACATTATTCATTCAGATCACCAGCAGGAAAACAATCAGCTTTTTGAGGAGCTTTTACAGGGGAAAAGAGAGGTCTTTAACCAGATAAAACGTTACCGGCAGAAAGATGGCCGCAACCGCTGGGTGCAGGTAAATGTAGCAGGTATCCATGATCAGAATGACAGTAAAGAGCATATACTGGTCATTGCCTTCGATATCAGTAACGAGGTGATGGCAAGAAAAGAACAGCAGAAACTACTGACGCTCGTGGAAAACAGCAGTGACTTTATTGCTGTTGCCAACATGGATGGCACCATCACCTACATTAACGATGCTGGTGTGAAGCTGCTGGGAATAGGCAGCAAAGCATCTACCCTCACCCGCAATATCAGGGACATCTTCACACTGGAACACCTGGTTGAACTGGAAAGAGACGTCTTACCCGCTGTTGTCAGGAACGGCAAATGGATGGGAAGACAATATTATACCCACCAGGCTACAGGCGAACAGATTCCTTTCCATACCAATGCCTTCCGGCTGGACAGCCCCATGAGCGGAGAACCCATCGCTATTGCCTGTGTAGCCCGCGATCTGAGAGCAGAGCTGGATGTGCAACAGGCGCTGCTTGAAAGTGAAGGCCGTTTCCGTTCCCTGGTAGAAGAGGCCCCCGTGGCAACCGCTCTTTTTGTGGGACCCCGGTTTATTATAGAAGTGGCCAACGAACCCATGATCAGGTTCTGGGGCAAAGGTTACTCCGTATTGGGTAAGCCCCTGGGTGTAGCGGTGCCCGAACTGAACGATCAACCTTTCATGAAGATACTGGACACCGTGTATACTTCTGGTATAGCCCACCATGAAAAAGAAGCCAGGTCAATACTGGTCATTAATGGCAAGCCTGAAACCTTTTACTTCAATTTCACCTATAAGCCCCTGCTGAATGCAGCCGGAGAAGTCTATGCCGTTGTGGATATGACCATTGATGTGACGGAACAGGTGCTGGCGCGCAATAAGCTCCTGGAATATCAAAGCACCCTGGAACTGGAAGTAGCGGAAAGAACGGAAGAACTAGCCGCTTCTAACGAGGAACTGGCGGCTATGAACGAAGAACTGCAGGACGCCAATCTTAGCCTCGTACGCTCCAACCAGGAACTGGAACAATATGCCTACGTTGCCAGCCATGACCTGCAGGAACCATTGCGGAAGATCCGGATCTATGCCGATCTGCTGAATAACAAGGCAGACCTCCCTGAGCACCACAAACGGCTGGTAGAGAAGATCAACCAGTCATCAGAGAGAATGTCCATGCTGATCAAAGACCTGCTGGAATTCTCCCGCCTGTTGGAAAAGGGGAATATGATGCGGGAAATAGACCTGACCATTATTCTGCAAAGTGTGATCAGCGATTTTGAATTGATCATCGAGGAGAAACATGCAAATGTTATCATCGGTCCATTACCTGTTATACAGGGTATTCCCCTGCAGATCAACCAGCTATTTTATAACCTGATGAGCAATGCCCTGAAATTTACCCAGCCAGGCGCCCACCCGGTGATCGAAATCAAGTCTACCCCCATCCCGGGAGAGCTGGCCAGTATGCATATGGGCAAGCCGGAACGCTATAAACAATACTTTGATATCACTTTCAGCGACAATGGTATCGGCTTTGAACAAAAGTATGCCGACCAGATCTTTGAAGTCTTCAAACGCCTGCACAATCGCTCCGAATATCCCGGTTCAGGCATCGGGCTGTCGCTATGCCGGCGTATTGTGGCCAATCATTCAGGACATCTGTACGTAGAGTCGTCACCGGGAAAAGGCACGACTTTCCACATCATTATACCCGGTATGTAA
- a CDS encoding polysaccharide lyase, with protein sequence MMNRHQIVNVTRCATLSMIVFLSACTKENVKEERLAAGSSLETQAVGSTILNSWSVNWDNYAHGSTYTANNAATDFGNVTGWVDSRGMISNGNLRITLLKNALSGAGGVVANIDISDGTAYEVDYDIRFHSQFDWSRGGKLGFGFSIGDGNTGGDPGWDGNGGSARLMWYQTDAGRVFFQPYVYFKDQSGQYGETFGKSYPSSGSLNKGQTYHVHLYVKSNTGSNTNGHVQYVIDGTVVLDQDIRWTTNDSKRLIKGLTFHTFRGGSQDYWESATDGYIYYDNLKVHRISTN encoded by the coding sequence ATGATGAACAGACATCAAATTGTCAATGTCACCAGATGCGCGACACTCTCCATGATCGTATTTCTATCAGCCTGTACAAAAGAAAACGTTAAGGAAGAACGCCTGGCAGCAGGCAGCAGCCTGGAAACCCAGGCTGTAGGCAGCACTATTCTGAACAGCTGGAGTGTAAACTGGGATAATTATGCCCATGGCAGCACCTACACGGCAAACAATGCCGCTACAGATTTCGGGAACGTAACCGGCTGGGTGGACAGCCGGGGGATGATCTCTAACGGGAATCTGCGTATCACCTTATTAAAGAATGCCTTATCCGGCGCGGGCGGTGTGGTAGCCAACATTGATATCTCGGACGGTACTGCCTATGAGGTTGATTATGACATCAGGTTCCATAGCCAGTTTGACTGGAGCAGGGGCGGAAAATTAGGTTTCGGCTTCTCTATCGGCGATGGTAACACCGGCGGCGACCCGGGTTGGGACGGTAACGGCGGCTCTGCACGCCTGATGTGGTACCAGACCGACGCAGGCAGGGTGTTCTTCCAGCCTTATGTTTATTTTAAAGACCAATCCGGCCAGTACGGAGAAACATTTGGTAAGTCCTATCCTTCTTCAGGCAGCCTCAATAAAGGGCAAACCTATCACGTACACCTGTACGTGAAGAGTAATACGGGCAGCAACACCAATGGCCACGTACAGTATGTGATTGATGGGACAGTGGTGCTGGACCAGGATATCCGCTGGACTACAAACGACAGCAAACGGCTGATCAAAGGTTTAACCTTCCATACCTTCCGGGGTGGCAGCCAGGATTATTGGGAGTCAGCTACAGATGGGTACATCTATTACGATAACCTGAAAGTACACAGGATCAGTACTAACTGA
- a CDS encoding fibronectin type III domain-containing protein, with the protein MRNFTKLSLYVTLLCGAVPALAQTDITSAPGVLTVQYANSNAAENYPKLIDNNVNTKYYIARTAIWIQFEGARSTTVNQYTITSANDFAARDPKDWNLQASDDGRTWTTLDTRTGQTFTARFQTKTYSFTNTTPYLYYRLNITANNGADAIQFSEWELTGTIGGPAAAPTGLTATLQPGYKASLSWSDNATNETGYRIESSQDAMTFVLRGTVGANVTSYTDSSLSTGTNFIYRVRAVNATGVSVADTSDVITTPVVPPGTDITNFADAVVTDQYNTTGVEGLAKVVDNNAYSKYLAWAPVTWIRYQLQGGAVATSYSITSANDAVERDPKNWVFQGSNNGNTWTDLQVQTNQLFTTRFKKRIYVVPNTTSYKYYRLNITANNGAGITQLAELEIFGAGAGAVDTAAPAAPTGFTTQAVSSNQIILNWQDNAATETSYRLERTTDTLNWDDAFVLPASTSRYFSLDLSPLTTYYYRVRAENANGVSAWASGSNTTLTDAVPAQWQEHWAGHTELLSRVYSNSSVNIWFDDAVSRSATWMNQDFTNVWEYVKQNYGSFSDPKLNMIFHSKSGYSGGHPSVVFDADHDYKNSGDLGGSWDTREGWNLHASIHEVGHIVEGGSKGIHNSPSFPIWGDSKWAEIFIYDVMKRLGWEGDAQQAYNDFVVKEETFPKPGTHWFRDWFYPIYDRADSSAALNRYFELLAQYFPQHNGEYTRDLNLGEFIHFWSGAAQFSLEAQADTAFGWSKDVEMQFKQAQIDFPFTYPQPLSINTAAVAPVKERSVLSIWPNPASNTLNLSLPADNKVYTVEVYSIAGVRRLSQRVKGNYNNLNISSLPDGVYIVTVRDNKQVIRKEKILVNNTSR; encoded by the coding sequence ATGCGTAATTTTACAAAGCTGTCTTTGTATGTAACCCTGCTATGCGGTGCTGTGCCGGCCCTTGCACAGACTGACATAACATCTGCCCCTGGTGTGCTGACGGTACAGTATGCCAACTCAAATGCGGCAGAAAACTATCCAAAGCTGATAGACAACAATGTTAATACAAAGTATTACATTGCCAGAACGGCTATCTGGATACAGTTTGAAGGCGCCCGGTCCACTACTGTTAACCAGTATACTATCACCTCTGCGAATGATTTTGCCGCCAGGGACCCTAAAGACTGGAACCTTCAGGCCTCGGACGACGGCCGGACATGGACCACACTGGATACCCGGACAGGACAGACCTTTACAGCCCGTTTCCAGACGAAAACCTATTCATTTACCAACACAACCCCTTACCTCTATTACCGGCTGAATATTACCGCTAATAATGGCGCTGACGCTATTCAGTTCTCGGAATGGGAACTGACGGGAACCATCGGCGGGCCAGCGGCTGCTCCCACTGGCTTGACGGCCACATTGCAGCCAGGCTATAAAGCAAGCCTCAGCTGGTCTGACAACGCGACGAATGAGACAGGTTACCGCATCGAGAGCTCACAGGATGCGATGACCTTTGTGCTGCGTGGCACGGTAGGCGCTAACGTGACATCCTATACGGATTCTTCACTGAGCACGGGTACGAATTTCATTTACCGTGTAAGGGCCGTGAATGCGACAGGAGTATCTGTTGCCGATACTTCTGATGTCATTACGACGCCGGTAGTGCCACCGGGGACTGATATCACCAATTTTGCAGATGCCGTGGTGACAGATCAGTACAATACCACCGGTGTGGAAGGACTGGCGAAAGTGGTAGACAACAATGCTTACAGCAAATACCTGGCATGGGCGCCGGTAACCTGGATCCGTTACCAGTTGCAGGGCGGTGCAGTTGCTACCAGTTACAGTATTACATCTGCCAATGACGCGGTGGAAAGAGACCCGAAGAACTGGGTATTCCAGGGCTCCAACAATGGTAATACCTGGACAGATCTGCAGGTGCAGACCAATCAGCTGTTCACCACCCGCTTTAAGAAACGTATTTATGTAGTGCCCAATACGACTTCCTACAAATATTACCGTTTGAATATTACGGCCAATAACGGCGCCGGTATTACGCAACTGGCGGAACTGGAGATCTTTGGTGCAGGTGCCGGTGCAGTAGACACTGCTGCTCCTGCAGCACCTACCGGATTTACAACGCAGGCAGTTTCCAGCAACCAGATCATCCTGAACTGGCAGGACAATGCGGCTACAGAGACCAGTTATCGCCTGGAGAGGACCACAGACACCCTGAACTGGGATGATGCGTTTGTACTGCCGGCAAGTACCAGCCGCTATTTCTCCCTGGACCTGTCGCCGCTGACTACATACTATTACAGGGTAAGGGCTGAAAATGCGAATGGCGTATCTGCATGGGCAAGCGGTAGCAACACCACCCTGACGGATGCAGTGCCTGCACAATGGCAGGAACACTGGGCCGGCCATACAGAATTGTTGTCGCGCGTGTACAGCAACAGCAGCGTAAATATCTGGTTTGATGATGCGGTAAGCCGTTCCGCTACCTGGATGAACCAGGACTTCACAAATGTGTGGGAGTATGTAAAACAGAACTATGGTTCTTTCAGCGATCCTAAACTGAACATGATCTTCCATAGCAAGTCCGGCTATTCCGGTGGGCATCCATCAGTAGTATTTGATGCTGACCATGACTATAAGAACTCCGGAGACCTGGGAGGAAGCTGGGATACGAGGGAAGGATGGAACCTGCATGCATCTATTCATGAAGTAGGGCATATTGTGGAAGGCGGCAGCAAGGGCATTCATAACTCTCCTTCGTTCCCGATCTGGGGTGATAGCAAATGGGCGGAAATATTCATTTATGATGTGATGAAACGCCTGGGTTGGGAAGGAGACGCTCAGCAGGCTTATAATGATTTCGTGGTAAAAGAGGAGACCTTCCCTAAGCCTGGTACGCACTGGTTCCGCGACTGGTTCTACCCGATCTATGACAGGGCAGATTCCAGTGCAGCATTAAACCGCTATTTTGAACTGCTGGCACAATACTTCCCGCAACACAATGGTGAATATACCCGTGACCTGAACCTGGGTGAATTTATACACTTCTGGAGCGGCGCCGCGCAATTCAGTCTTGAAGCGCAGGCCGATACTGCTTTCGGTTGGTCAAAAGACGTGGAGATGCAGTTTAAACAGGCACAGATAGATTTTCCGTTCACTTATCCGCAGCCGCTCAGTATCAACACAGCAGCAGTGGCGCCGGTGAAGGAAAGATCAGTATTGAGTATCTGGCCTAACCCTGCCAGCAATACGCTGAACCTCTCTTTACCTGCTGATAATAAAGTGTATACGGTAGAGGTATACAGCATTGCGGGTGTGAGAAGATTATCCCAACGGGTAAAGGGCAATTACAATAATCTGAATATTTCTTCCCTGCCGGACGGCGTGTACATTGTTACCGTAAGGGACAATAAACAGGTGATCCGGAAGGAAAAGATACTGGTGAACAATACCTCCCGTTAA
- a CDS encoding phytoene desaturase family protein: MHKNGYDAIVIGSGPNGLAAAIAMQQQGLSVLLIEGRDEIGGGLRSKELTLPGFMHDICSAIHPMAVTSPFFSQLPLAQFGLSYRYPAVDAAHPFDDGTAAALYPSLEKTAGLLGMDSGSYEQLFRPLLKDFKGLTEDILGPLQFPKHPLTLAKFGLKALPSAMQLAKRFKTKEARGLFGGVAAHAIQPLTNIATAAIGLVLMLNSHAGGWPAPRGGARALATALGDYFISLGGEIVTGTYVNTLKELPPSKAVLLDVTPRQLLKIAGDRFSSFYKWQLQRYRYGMGVFKVDWALEGPTPFTAAACREAGTVHLGNTIEEIAANEQRTVDGHHPDQPYTLFVQQSIFDDTRAPKGKHTAWAYCHVPNGSTKDMTAAIENQVERFAPGFKDLIIGRHVMNTADVEAYNPNYIGGDINGGILDITQLYTRPAMRWSPYTTPAKGIYVCSSSTPPGGGIHGMCGYHAAKKALKDVFGIVLK; this comes from the coding sequence ATGCATAAAAACGGATATGACGCCATCGTCATCGGATCAGGACCTAACGGATTGGCAGCAGCTATAGCTATGCAGCAGCAGGGTTTATCTGTTTTGCTGATAGAGGGCAGAGATGAAATAGGCGGGGGCCTGCGCTCAAAAGAGCTGACGCTGCCGGGTTTTATGCATGATATCTGTTCTGCCATTCACCCCATGGCAGTTACTTCTCCTTTCTTTAGCCAGTTACCGCTGGCGCAATTTGGATTGTCTTATCGCTATCCTGCGGTCGATGCAGCGCATCCTTTTGATGATGGCACGGCAGCCGCTTTATATCCATCACTGGAAAAAACTGCAGGCCTGCTTGGGATGGACAGCGGGAGTTATGAACAGTTGTTCCGGCCTTTGCTGAAAGATTTTAAAGGATTGACGGAAGATATACTGGGACCTTTACAGTTCCCAAAGCATCCGCTGACATTAGCAAAATTCGGACTGAAGGCATTGCCTTCGGCCATGCAGCTGGCTAAACGCTTTAAAACGAAAGAAGCCCGTGGTTTATTCGGGGGCGTAGCGGCACATGCTATTCAACCCCTGACAAATATTGCCACGGCAGCTATTGGTCTGGTGCTGATGCTGAACAGTCATGCAGGCGGATGGCCAGCGCCCCGCGGCGGGGCCAGGGCATTGGCTACTGCTTTGGGCGATTATTTTATTTCACTGGGTGGCGAGATTGTGACGGGTACTTATGTGAATACACTGAAGGAGTTGCCGCCATCAAAGGCAGTATTGCTGGATGTAACACCACGCCAGTTATTGAAGATAGCGGGCGACAGATTTAGCTCGTTTTACAAATGGCAGTTGCAACGCTACCGTTATGGTATGGGTGTGTTTAAAGTTGATTGGGCGCTGGAGGGACCAACGCCATTTACAGCAGCAGCCTGCAGGGAAGCAGGCACGGTGCACCTGGGTAATACCATTGAAGAAATTGCTGCCAACGAACAACGCACTGTGGATGGGCATCATCCTGATCAGCCCTATACCTTGTTTGTGCAACAGAGTATCTTTGATGATACACGTGCTCCGAAGGGCAAGCATACCGCCTGGGCTTACTGCCATGTGCCAAATGGTTCTACAAAAGATATGACAGCCGCTATTGAGAACCAGGTGGAGCGTTTTGCGCCCGGTTTTAAAGATCTCATTATCGGCAGGCATGTCATGAACACTGCAGATGTGGAAGCCTATAACCCCAATTACATCGGCGGAGATATTAATGGTGGTATACTCGATATCACACAACTCTATACAAGACCTGCCATGCGATGGTCGCCCTATACCACACCAGCTAAAGGTATTTATGTATGTTCTTCTTCCACGCCTCCCGGCGGCGGTATTCACGGTATGTGTGGCTATCATGCCGCAAAGAAGGCACTGAAGGATGTTTTTGGCATCGTCCTGAAATGA
- a CDS encoding DoxX family protein: MAHPANLLPPQAWKASWKILFRFFFIYFVIQCIPLAPEYFSTLFHVHWGGSGFGDIFYLARYTPKLLPSDSPFGGFADWGIIAFIALTGTLIWTYLDRQRREYNQLYYWLRVIVRYRLAIGVIAYGLLKLFPQQLPYPSISQLNTQYGDLSAWKIFAMSTGVVPSMETFLGLVETGAGLLLFSRRTATIGAGIIITFTGNVFMSNLAYEGGEYVYSFYLVILALFLLAYDAVRIIHLLTLELPTAPNTVRPYLARPWHRSARVVLKTLFIFFFVGLYGYKTYASYKHNGYQYPETPGLADAAGIYNVTEFRVNNQELPYSLTDTLRWKDVVFEKWATLSIRSNRYVHPDLANTEEIYAKDQERNYELAGAVSRHYYSYGIDASRQVLYLQNKNRYHQQEKLVLHYTRPDSSRIILSGINEKQDSVYVVLDKLNRKYPLIEGRRKPLKL; this comes from the coding sequence ATGGCACATCCGGCAAACTTATTACCACCGCAGGCGTGGAAAGCATCCTGGAAGATCCTTTTCCGTTTCTTTTTCATCTATTTCGTTATCCAGTGTATTCCGCTGGCCCCGGAATATTTCAGTACCCTGTTCCACGTCCACTGGGGAGGATCGGGCTTCGGAGATATTTTTTATCTCGCGAGGTATACGCCTAAGCTGCTGCCCTCTGATAGCCCTTTTGGCGGCTTTGCAGACTGGGGGATCATTGCTTTTATCGCATTGACAGGTACACTGATCTGGACTTACCTGGACAGGCAGCGCAGGGAATATAACCAGCTGTATTACTGGTTGCGCGTCATCGTGCGCTACCGCCTGGCGATAGGTGTTATCGCTTACGGACTGCTCAAACTGTTCCCACAACAATTGCCCTATCCTTCCATCAGCCAGTTAAATACCCAGTACGGCGACCTGTCGGCCTGGAAGATCTTTGCGATGAGCACGGGCGTAGTGCCTTCTATGGAAACTTTCCTGGGACTGGTAGAAACAGGCGCAGGGCTATTACTGTTCAGCAGAAGAACAGCAACTATCGGTGCAGGCATCATCATTACATTTACCGGCAATGTATTCATGTCCAATCTTGCCTATGAAGGTGGTGAATATGTATATAGCTTCTACCTGGTGATACTGGCGCTGTTCTTACTGGCATATGATGCGGTGCGTATCATTCATTTGCTGACACTGGAATTGCCTACCGCTCCCAATACGGTAAGGCCTTATTTAGCCCGGCCATGGCACCGCAGTGCAAGGGTGGTATTGAAAACCCTGTTCATCTTTTTCTTCGTAGGGCTGTATGGATATAAGACCTATGCCAGCTATAAGCATAATGGCTACCAGTACCCGGAAACGCCCGGACTGGCAGATGCCGCAGGTATTTACAACGTAACGGAGTTCCGCGTCAATAACCAGGAGCTGCCTTATTCACTGACAGACACTTTGCGCTGGAAAGATGTTGTGTTTGAGAAATGGGCTACGCTCAGTATCCGTTCCAACCGCTATGTGCATCCTGACCTGGCAAATACGGAAGAGATCTATGCAAAAGATCAGGAAAGGAATTATGAGCTGGCAGGCGCGGTGAGCAGGCATTACTATAGCTATGGCATTGATGCTTCCCGACAGGTATTATACCTGCAGAATAAGAACAGGTATCATCAGCAGGAAAAACTGGTGCTGCACTATACAAGGCCCGACAGCAGCCGGATCATTCTTTCCGGTATCAATGAAAAGCAGGACTCCGTGTATGTAGTGCTGGATAAGCTCAACAGGAAATATCCATTGATAGAAGGTCGCCGTAAACCGCTTAAACTTTAA